A single Chloracidobacterium sp. DNA region contains:
- a CDS encoding VWA domain-containing protein, whose protein sequence is MKRSSLFVFVLSLLTAANAQTPQQSPTPSSATSDDVVRISTNLIQLDVTVTGKSGKPISDLSRDEIKIYENGKLQKISSLSFVPGSKPPPDNEIAEKSSSPNPLLPPTTSILPAQVRRTIAIVVDDGHLSWSSAFFVKKALRKYVDEQVQDGDLVALIRTVGGIGALQQFTTDKRLLRAAVENIKFYPQLGGWDIFGSSPTPEEEKLQSFRNEYYSFGAFYSLAYVIAGLNQMPGRKSIAFISDGFMPPGGCGKQKVTFSSSEYERAQQNVIAFANRSSVVINTIQAAGVESPGVTAADVIRSPTVGPGETDSILWTRLACTSERQRPLTILAEDTGGRVIVNNDIAKSIRRILDDQSYYLVAYEPDEETFDPKQRRFNRVEVKVSRPGVKVRSRSGFFGYTDDATEKPKLPQNSSLLDALLLPFAKNEIFVRMHAVYAADGDRKSYVKTFVTVNGSDLTFEKLPDNRYKTSFDIVAITVDARGRLLDERPKNYTLTLGEQEHTNILERGLITTFLVPIPGPGGFQVRLAVRDVSSEKVGSASQFVEIPDLNNKKLALSGLVLSASGSDELSSAGGTSEALRDTSLRQFKAGSVLNFGYQIFNARIDKARRTDLGVKLKLYRDGKIISDGGLVPAADLVDESNGIFSSKGSVRLNKDLPQGDYLLQIELIDALSGNKPKPAIQFLQFDIVE, encoded by the coding sequence ATGAAGCGGTCTTCTCTCTTCGTCTTCGTTCTCAGTTTGCTGACTGCAGCAAATGCACAAACGCCCCAACAATCACCAACTCCTTCGTCGGCGACTAGCGACGACGTAGTTCGTATTTCGACCAATCTGATCCAGCTCGATGTGACCGTCACCGGCAAAAGCGGCAAACCCATCAGCGACCTTTCGCGTGACGAAATAAAGATCTACGAGAACGGCAAACTCCAAAAGATAAGCAGTCTCTCCTTTGTCCCGGGTTCAAAGCCTCCCCCGGATAATGAGATCGCAGAGAAATCTTCGTCCCCCAACCCACTTCTGCCGCCAACAACGTCGATTTTACCCGCTCAAGTAAGACGGACCATCGCAATCGTCGTTGATGACGGACATCTCTCATGGTCGAGCGCCTTTTTTGTAAAGAAAGCCTTACGAAAATATGTCGATGAACAGGTGCAGGACGGCGACCTCGTCGCTTTGATTAGAACCGTCGGCGGGATAGGTGCTTTGCAGCAGTTTACAACCGATAAGCGGTTGCTCAGGGCGGCGGTTGAGAACATTAAGTTTTATCCGCAACTAGGTGGTTGGGATATTTTTGGCTCCTCGCCAACTCCAGAGGAAGAAAAGCTTCAATCCTTCCGTAACGAATATTATTCTTTCGGAGCGTTTTATTCGCTTGCATACGTTATTGCCGGATTGAACCAGATGCCGGGTCGGAAGTCGATCGCCTTTATTTCCGACGGTTTCATGCCACCCGGCGGATGCGGCAAACAAAAGGTGACCTTTTCGTCAAGCGAATACGAACGAGCCCAACAAAATGTGATCGCGTTTGCCAATCGTTCGTCGGTCGTGATCAATACGATTCAGGCCGCCGGTGTGGAATCGCCCGGCGTTACGGCGGCTGATGTTATTCGTAGTCCAACGGTGGGGCCCGGCGAAACCGATTCGATTTTATGGACCCGGCTGGCCTGTACATCTGAACGCCAACGACCGTTAACCATTCTTGCCGAAGATACGGGTGGACGAGTGATCGTTAACAACGATATAGCGAAAAGCATTCGTCGGATTCTCGATGACCAAAGTTATTATTTGGTCGCTTACGAGCCGGATGAAGAAACATTTGATCCAAAACAACGACGTTTCAATAGAGTTGAGGTCAAAGTTTCGCGTCCTGGCGTAAAAGTCCGGTCGCGGAGCGGCTTTTTCGGCTATACCGATGATGCGACGGAGAAACCAAAATTACCTCAAAACTCGTCGCTGCTTGATGCTCTTCTGTTACCGTTTGCAAAGAACGAGATTTTTGTGAGAATGCATGCTGTTTACGCTGCTGATGGGGATCGTAAATCGTATGTGAAGACATTTGTTACGGTCAACGGGTCCGATCTTACATTTGAAAAGCTACCGGATAATAGATACAAGACTTCGTTTGATATTGTTGCGATAACGGTTGATGCGAGAGGCCGTTTGCTCGATGAACGACCCAAAAATTACACGCTGACGCTCGGGGAACAGGAACATACAAATATTCTGGAACGCGGACTTATAACGACGTTTCTCGTGCCAATTCCAGGCCCAGGCGGGTTTCAGGTCAGGCTTGCGGTTCGGGATGTTTCGTCGGAGAAAGTAGGGTCGGCTAGCCAGTTTGTTGAAATTCCCGACCTTAACAATAAGAAACTTGCCTTATCTGGCCTAGTGCTCAGTGCGTCTGGCAGCGATGAGTTGTCATCGGCAGGTGGAACCTCTGAGGCTCTGAGAGATACGTCTCTCAGACAATTCAAAGCAGGTTCTGTCCTGAATTTTGGATATCAGATCTTCAATGCGAGAATCGACAAGGCTCGACGGACAGATCTCGGGGTGAAACTAAAACTTTACCGCGACGGAAAAATCATAAGCGATGGCGGACTCGTCCCAGCCGCGGATCTGGTTGATGAGAGCAATGGCATCTTTTCTTCGAAGGGGTCGGTGCGTCTTAACAAAGATTTGCCCCAAGGCGACTATTTGTTGCAGATCGAGTTGATCGACGCCCTATCTGGTAACAAGCCGAAACCGGCCATCCAATTTCTACAATTTGATATTGTTGAATAG
- a CDS encoding VWA domain-containing protein, giving the protein MRKLLLATFIFGSSVGVFSQGAGPTPSPTPPADGDVVKISTALIQLDVTVIDGRGKVVSDLRPNEVEIFENGEKQKITNFSFVSSIRSTVQKPIMIDKNAVPIPQAVLRPEQIRRTFALVVDDLSLSFESAYQTRRALKKFVDEQMLDGDLVAIIRTGAGVGALQQFTSDKRILYAAIERVKWNPVGNGGISAFAPIEPTFAEMTSAAAGDEPDSEEAGNAANTQRAFDDFQSSVFATGTLGALKYIVQGMSELPGRKSVILFSDGFKIFEQDEHGFTQGGRVAEFLQELVDVANRSSVVFYTIDARGLQYTGFTAADQITDTSAESMNAKMAARRELLSDTQAGLAYLAEETGGIAIKNNNDLSGGVSRVLDDQSYYLIAYEPDTDTFDATKRKYNKIEVKVLRNGLTARYRSGFFNVADKVVSNTPVSQTPLVQLQSALTSPFAVNGISLRLNALFGFDAKAGPYVRSLLHIDGKDLKFTDEKDGTKKAIFDVWAASFGDNGQPVDQIGKSYTLIVKPETYKKMIGEGFVYHFTFPVKKPGAYQYRVAIRDTQGEKIGSASQFIEVPNLKKNRVTLSSLVLESLTVAEWQKLADPNGGIVQADAMTDTAIRRVKLNTVLRYGYEIYNARLDGSKHPNIQIKIRVFRDGKLVLDGQQLALDLQGQTEMERLKASGALSLGGKMLPGDYILQVIVTDNLAPQNRRLATQYIQFEVEL; this is encoded by the coding sequence ATGAGAAAACTTCTGCTCGCTACATTTATATTCGGCTCGTCGGTCGGAGTGTTTTCCCAGGGCGCCGGACCAACTCCGTCCCCGACGCCACCAGCGGACGGCGACGTCGTCAAGATATCGACGGCGTTGATCCAACTGGATGTAACGGTCATCGACGGCCGAGGCAAAGTGGTCAGCGATCTCAGGCCGAATGAGGTCGAGATATTCGAGAACGGCGAAAAGCAGAAGATCACTAACTTTTCGTTCGTATCGTCGATCAGATCGACCGTGCAGAAACCTATAATGATCGACAAGAACGCGGTGCCGATACCTCAAGCGGTGCTTCGGCCTGAACAGATCAGGCGAACCTTTGCACTGGTTGTCGATGACCTGTCGCTGTCATTTGAGAGTGCGTATCAGACGCGTCGGGCATTGAAAAAGTTTGTCGATGAGCAAATGCTCGACGGCGACCTGGTTGCGATCATACGGACCGGTGCAGGCGTCGGGGCACTGCAGCAATTTACGTCGGATAAACGCATCCTCTATGCCGCGATCGAGCGCGTTAAGTGGAATCCGGTCGGCAATGGCGGGATCAGTGCGTTTGCACCCATCGAACCGACATTTGCCGAGATGACTTCGGCGGCGGCGGGCGATGAACCCGACTCCGAGGAGGCCGGTAACGCAGCAAATACCCAACGAGCTTTTGATGATTTTCAAAGTAGTGTTTTTGCTACGGGCACGCTCGGGGCACTCAAGTATATCGTCCAGGGAATGTCGGAATTGCCCGGACGCAAATCGGTCATTTTGTTTTCGGACGGATTCAAGATCTTTGAGCAGGATGAGCACGGCTTTACTCAGGGTGGGCGTGTGGCTGAGTTTCTGCAGGAACTCGTGGATGTCGCCAATCGGTCGTCGGTCGTTTTTTATACGATAGATGCTCGGGGCCTGCAGTACACGGGTTTTACCGCCGCCGACCAGATCACTGACACGAGTGCCGAATCGATGAATGCCAAAATGGCGGCCCGGCGCGAGCTTTTATCCGATACGCAGGCCGGCCTCGCTTACCTCGCCGAGGAAACGGGCGGAATTGCGATCAAGAACAATAACGATCTGTCGGGCGGGGTCAGTCGGGTGCTCGACGACCAGAGTTACTATCTGATCGCGTACGAACCGGACACCGACACCTTTGACGCAACCAAGCGTAAATACAACAAGATCGAGGTCAAAGTCCTCAGAAACGGACTCACGGCACGATATCGCAGCGGTTTCTTTAATGTCGCGGACAAGGTGGTGTCAAATACGCCTGTCAGTCAGACTCCGCTTGTGCAACTGCAGTCCGCTTTGACGTCACCATTTGCAGTAAACGGCATATCGCTCAGGCTGAACGCCCTCTTCGGTTTCGATGCAAAGGCCGGGCCATATGTCCGTTCGCTGCTGCATATAGATGGAAAAGACCTGAAATTTACCGATGAAAAAGACGGTACAAAGAAAGCTATCTTTGACGTTTGGGCCGCAAGTTTCGGTGACAACGGCCAACCCGTCGATCAGATCGGCAAGTCGTACACCCTGATCGTAAAACCCGAAACATATAAGAAAATGATCGGCGAAGGCTTTGTCTATCACTTTACTTTTCCTGTAAAGAAGCCCGGGGCATACCAATACCGAGTGGCGATCCGTGATACTCAGGGCGAAAAGATCGGCTCGGCGAGCCAGTTCATCGAGGTTCCAAACCTGAAAAAGAATCGCGTCACCCTTTCAAGCCTCGTCCTCGAGAGTCTGACAGTCGCCGAGTGGCAGAAACTGGCAGATCCAAACGGCGGCATTGTGCAGGCCGATGCGATGACTGACACCGCGATCCGCCGTGTCAAGCTAAATACGGTTTTGAGGTACGGTTACGAGATCTACAACGCTCGGCTTGACGGGTCGAAACACCCCAACATACAGATCAAAATACGTGTTTTTCGTGATGGCAAACTGGTGCTGGACGGCCAACAACTTGCGCTCGATCTGCAGGGTCAGACCGAAATGGAGCGTTTGAAAGCATCGGGTGCATTGAGCCTCGGCGGAAAGATGCTGCCCGGCGACTACATTTTGCAGGTGATCGTAACGGATAATCTTGCACCGCAGAATCGGCGGCTCGCGACTCAATATATTCAGTTTGAGGTCGAGCTCTAG
- a CDS encoding helix-turn-helix transcriptional regulator → MDRRIFHIKNLLSQDLGRSWSVEDMAAEVRMSATNLHRLFKQANDGVTPMAFLNERRLERAGEMLADSNCFLQIQEIGYHVGLTNNSYFTKDFKTKFGETPTEFRKRHSEIHQSTPPE, encoded by the coding sequence ATGGACAGACGGATTTTCCACATCAAAAACTTGCTCTCCCAAGACTTGGGCCGCTCGTGGTCGGTCGAGGACATGGCTGCAGAGGTTAGAATGTCGGCCACCAATCTTCATCGACTTTTCAAACAGGCGAATGACGGTGTCACTCCAATGGCCTTTCTCAATGAACGGCGGTTAGAAAGGGCTGGCGAAATGCTTGCTGATTCGAACTGCTTCCTACAAATTCAAGAAATCGGCTACCATGTTGGTCTGACAAACAACAGCTATTTCACCAAGGACTTTAAGACGAAATTTGGGGAGACCCCAACCGAATTTCGAAAACGTCATTCGGAAATTCATCAGTCCACGCCGCCGGAATGA
- the menC gene encoding o-succinylbenzoate synthase: MLKIKNVELIEINLPMVHFFETSFGRTYERRIILVRVEDAEGGEGWGEVTCGESPGYSDEWTDSAWVTAEKILAPLVVGNEVESAADVWNLMKWVRGHRMAKSGIETACWDLEAKKLGVPLWRHLGGVNQTIECGVSIGIQDSVAQLLEKIRVEVDAGYKRIKIKISPRWDYDVIKAVRAEFGDILLMGDANSAYTLADIDLLKSLDEFNLMMLEQPLGYDDIVDHAKLQAQLKTPICLDEPIKSPDDARKAIELGSGKIINLKNGRVGGHTQSKLVEKVCREAGMPVWCGGMLESGIGRAHNVAISTLAGYTMPGDVSASKRYWHEDIIEPAVEVSANGTITASDAPGIGFEIRREKIEKLAVRRVKLS; encoded by the coding sequence ATGTTAAAGATCAAAAACGTCGAACTTATCGAGATCAATCTTCCGATGGTCCATTTTTTTGAGACAAGCTTTGGCCGAACGTATGAACGCCGTATCATTTTGGTCCGTGTCGAAGATGCGGAAGGCGGAGAGGGTTGGGGTGAGGTCACTTGCGGCGAGTCGCCGGGATATTCGGATGAATGGACTGATTCCGCTTGGGTCACGGCCGAGAAGATACTTGCGCCGTTGGTGGTCGGCAACGAAGTTGAGTCGGCGGCAGACGTCTGGAACCTTATGAAATGGGTTCGCGGGCATCGAATGGCAAAGTCCGGTATCGAAACGGCCTGCTGGGACCTCGAAGCAAAAAAGCTCGGAGTCCCGCTCTGGCGGCATCTCGGCGGCGTCAATCAAACCATCGAATGTGGCGTGTCGATCGGTATTCAAGACTCGGTTGCCCAGCTTTTAGAAAAGATCCGAGTCGAAGTCGACGCGGGCTACAAACGCATCAAGATCAAGATCAGTCCGCGTTGGGATTATGATGTGATCAAGGCCGTCCGTGCGGAATTTGGCGATATTTTGTTGATGGGCGATGCGAACTCGGCATACACGCTCGCGGATATCGATCTGCTCAAGAGCCTCGACGAATTTAACCTGATGATGCTCGAGCAGCCACTTGGGTACGACGACATCGTCGATCACGCAAAATTGCAGGCACAATTAAAAACTCCGATCTGCCTCGACGAACCCATCAAATCACCTGACGACGCACGCAAAGCCATCGAACTCGGTTCCGGCAAGATCATCAATCTCAAAAACGGCCGAGTCGGCGGCCACACGCAGTCAAAGCTCGTCGAAAAAGTCTGCCGCGAAGCCGGAATGCCCGTCTGGTGCGGCGGTATGCTCGAGAGCGGTATCGGCCGCGCCCACAACGTCGCCATCTCAACCCTCGCCGGCTACACAATGCCCGGCGACGTCTCCGCCTCAAAACGCTACTGGCACGAAGATATCATCGAACCGGCGGTCGAGGTTTCGGCGAACGGAACGATCACCGCGTCTGATGCGCCGGGGATTGGATTTGAAATTAGGCGGGAGAAAATAGAAAAATTGGCAGTCCGACGGGTCAAATTGAGCTGA
- a CDS encoding SLC13 family permease — MTYQLEITLIILAVSLVLFITDLIAPDLVALLVVVALGITGVLTPQEAFSGFSRSAVITILAIFILAAALQRTGVTEQVGNLLLKFGGKSELRLTVLVMLASAFLSLFMNNIAAAAVLLPAVSGSAKKASVRTSKLMMPLAFGTILGGTATLLTTANIIINSVLHDNNIEGFSLMDFAPIGIPIVLVGIAYMVFVGRRLLPGESMIEKSMAPNREEANDLISAYNLGANLFRAKVPDNSVLIGKSLNESALRQDFGVSVVGIERRKKRLLALTPETEIEKGDTLLLEGNESDFRNRDVEPLMEFVPKAQWTEHDLESRTVEVVEAMLSPRSRLIGETLQSTHFRDKYGVSVLAIWRGTHQIVVDLANVQLAFGDALLLQGTRDRLAVLAGDPDIILFIDGPEREITVPGKGRAALMIFVATLILAIAFPDIVGAVMLGGALMMMLTRILTTDQAYSSISWRTIFLVAGMLPMGVALTKSNAAALMAQQIVSTLGDSGPMLLLAGLFITTVALVQVINGAVVAAIVGPMAINIALQMHTDPRAMAMGVALATSMAFITPLGHPVNVLVMSPGGYNFRDFVKVGLPLTVILFFVVMLLMPIFWPM; from the coding sequence ATGACCTACCAACTCGAAATTACTCTCATCATCCTCGCCGTCTCGCTGGTGCTCTTCATTACCGACCTGATAGCGCCCGACCTCGTGGCATTGCTTGTAGTCGTGGCACTCGGGATCACGGGGGTTCTGACGCCGCAAGAGGCGTTTTCCGGTTTTAGCCGATCGGCCGTCATCACGATCCTCGCAATATTTATACTCGCGGCCGCCCTGCAGCGAACCGGCGTGACCGAACAGGTCGGCAATCTCCTGCTCAAATTCGGGGGCAAGAGTGAGTTGCGGCTTACGGTATTGGTAATGCTGGCATCCGCGTTTCTATCGCTGTTTATGAACAACATCGCCGCGGCCGCCGTTCTGCTCCCGGCGGTATCGGGTTCGGCCAAAAAGGCGTCGGTGCGGACATCAAAATTGATGATGCCGCTCGCCTTCGGCACGATTCTCGGCGGCACGGCGACGCTGCTCACGACCGCCAATATCATCATCAATTCAGTTCTCCACGATAACAATATCGAAGGCTTTAGCCTGATGGATTTTGCTCCGATCGGGATACCGATCGTACTGGTCGGCATCGCCTATATGGTGTTCGTCGGAAGACGTCTGCTGCCCGGCGAATCAATGATCGAAAAGTCGATGGCTCCCAATCGGGAAGAGGCAAACGACCTCATCTCCGCCTATAACCTCGGCGCAAACCTGTTCCGGGCTAAAGTGCCGGATAATTCAGTTCTGATCGGCAAATCGCTGAACGAAAGCGCTCTCCGGCAGGATTTCGGAGTCAGCGTAGTCGGGATCGAGCGCCGCAAAAAGCGCCTCTTGGCACTGACGCCCGAAACCGAAATAGAAAAAGGCGACACGCTCCTGCTCGAGGGAAATGAATCCGATTTTCGAAATCGTGATGTTGAGCCGCTAATGGAATTTGTGCCGAAAGCTCAGTGGACCGAGCACGACCTCGAATCGCGAACGGTAGAAGTCGTCGAGGCGATGCTCAGTCCGCGTTCGCGGTTGATCGGCGAAACGCTGCAGTCGACCCATTTTCGTGACAAATACGGCGTCTCAGTGCTAGCGATATGGCGCGGCACTCACCAGATCGTAGTGGACCTTGCCAATGTCCAACTGGCATTTGGCGATGCTCTGCTGCTGCAGGGAACGCGAGACCGCTTGGCGGTGCTGGCCGGCGACCCTGACATTATTTTATTTATCGATGGACCGGAACGCGAGATCACGGTTCCCGGCAAGGGCCGTGCGGCCCTGATGATCTTTGTGGCCACATTGATCCTGGCCATCGCGTTTCCGGATATCGTCGGAGCAGTGATGCTGGGCGGAGCTCTGATGATGATGCTGACCCGCATCCTGACGACCGATCAAGCGTATAGCTCGATCAGTTGGAGAACGATCTTTCTGGTCGCCGGTATGCTGCCGATGGGCGTCGCACTTACTAAGTCCAATGCCGCCGCTCTAATGGCTCAGCAGATCGTGTCCACCCTCGGCGACAGCGGCCCTATGCTGCTGCTCGCGGGGCTATTCATCACGACCGTTGCACTTGTGCAAGTGATCAATGGAGCCGTGGTCGCTGCGATAGTCGGCCCGATGGCGATAAACATCGCTTTGCAAATGCACACCGACCCGCGAGCAATGGCAATGGGAGTTGCCCTTGCAACCTCAATGGCATTCATTACGCCGCTCGGCCATCCGGTCAATGTCCTCGTTATGAGCCCCGGCGGTTATAATTTTCGAGATTTTGTAAAAGTAGGATTGCCGCTGACAGTGATCCTATTTTTCGTTGTAATGCTGTTGATGCCGATCTTCTGGCCAATGTAA
- a CDS encoding cytochrome ubiquinol oxidase subunit I — protein sequence MEANFLDRIQFTFTITYHYLFPMLTMGLAPLIVIFKTLAIYKKDEKWNEVARFWGKIFGITFLFGVVTGIPMEFQFGTNWAAFSKFAGGVIGQTLAMEGTFAFFLESAFIGLFLFGEKRLGQAGHWLAAFLLFCGTWLSGWFIIATNAWMQHPVGYEIAPDGSVQLTDFWALLLNKWAVYEYMHNMGGALVVGAFAVSALGAFYILSKKKAEYGKMFLKVGVTAGVVASIWMLFPSGDLQGRMIAEHQPVTLAAMEGLFDTQHGAPLVLIGQPDMEKQRLDNAIHIPNMLSFITYQSWDAKVRGLNEFPKDQHPDNIPLLYYSFHIMVGLGTLFIGVMVLSAFWMWRGWLFDANWLLWILMLSFPLPFIANTVGWMVAELGRQPWLVYGLFRTEHGHSPLVSSGNVLFTLLGFLGMYTILSLLYIFLILRRIEHGVDELGTTAKAEAGSAGY from the coding sequence ATGGAAGCTAATTTTCTCGATCGAATACAGTTTACATTCACGATCACATATCACTATCTATTTCCGATGCTGACGATGGGCCTCGCTCCGCTTATCGTTATTTTTAAGACACTCGCTATTTATAAAAAGGACGAAAAGTGGAATGAGGTAGCCCGGTTTTGGGGAAAGATATTCGGCATTACTTTTCTATTCGGAGTCGTGACCGGCATACCGATGGAGTTTCAGTTCGGCACGAATTGGGCCGCGTTCTCCAAATTTGCGGGCGGCGTTATCGGCCAGACACTCGCGATGGAAGGGACATTTGCGTTCTTTCTCGAATCAGCGTTTATCGGTTTATTTCTATTTGGCGAAAAGCGACTTGGCCAGGCCGGGCATTGGCTTGCGGCGTTTCTGCTATTTTGCGGCACCTGGCTCTCGGGTTGGTTTATAATCGCGACCAATGCCTGGATGCAGCATCCGGTCGGTTACGAGATCGCTCCCGACGGTTCGGTCCAACTTACTGATTTCTGGGCACTTTTGCTAAACAAATGGGCGGTCTATGAGTATATGCACAATATGGGCGGAGCTCTGGTCGTTGGAGCATTCGCGGTGTCCGCCCTCGGAGCCTTTTACATTCTTTCTAAGAAAAAGGCCGAATACGGCAAGATGTTTCTAAAAGTTGGTGTTACAGCAGGTGTGGTGGCGAGTATCTGGATGCTGTTTCCGTCAGGCGATCTGCAGGGCAGAATGATCGCCGAGCACCAACCGGTCACGCTCGCCGCTATGGAGGGATTGTTTGACACCCAACACGGAGCACCGCTCGTGCTGATCGGCCAACCGGATATGGAAAAGCAACGCCTCGATAATGCGATCCATATCCCAAATATGCTCAGCTTCATCACTTACCAAAGCTGGGATGCAAAGGTCCGCGGCCTCAACGAGTTTCCTAAAGACCAGCATCCGGACAATATTCCTCTGCTGTATTACAGCTTTCACATAATGGTCGGCCTAGGCACTCTATTTATCGGGGTGATGGTGCTGTCAGCGTTTTGGATGTGGCGCGGTTGGCTCTTTGATGCGAATTGGCTGTTGTGGATACTGATGCTCAGTTTTCCGCTGCCTTTCATCGCGAATACCGTCGGTTGGATGGTTGCGGAACTCGGTCGGCAACCGTGGCTGGTTTATGGGCTTTTCCGCACCGAACACGGCCATTCACCGTTGGTCTCATCGGGAAATGTTCTCTTTACGCTACTGGGTTTTCTCGGTATGTACACGATCCTGTCATTGCTATACATATTTCTGATCCTTCGCCGGATCGAACACGGAGTCGACGAATTGGGCACAACCGCTAAGGCTGAAGCCGGATCGGCCGGCTACTAA
- the cydB gene encoding cytochrome d ubiquinol oxidase subunit II — protein sequence METIWFMIVAFMLVCYVILDGFDIGAGIIHFFVGRDERERAAVIRSIGPVWDGNEVWLLATGGTLYFAFPQLYAAGFSGFYLPLIMVLWLLILRAAGIELRHQLDNPLWTSFWDFIFSMASILLAIFFGAALGNVIRGVPLDATGYFFEPLFTDWSTTGSTGILDWFTVLSGVVAFVALAVHGANYVALKTENEMNERARRVVSLGWYVLVLVTICSLVAVMYVRPEILDNYYALPIGWLIPLLVAASLGAMKYFSGKGNDKFAFLASSVYLAMMLGGAVYGLYPNVLPAIDPQHSLTIMNSKAGNYGLTVGLIWWPIGIIIALGYFTFLFRTFKGKVAMDDTH from the coding sequence ATGGAAACCATTTGGTTCATGATCGTTGCTTTTATGTTGGTCTGCTACGTCATCCTCGACGGTTTTGACATCGGCGCCGGGATCATACACTTTTTTGTCGGCCGCGATGAGCGCGAGCGTGCCGCGGTCATTCGCTCGATCGGCCCGGTGTGGGACGGCAACGAGGTTTGGCTGCTCGCTACCGGCGGCACACTCTACTTCGCTTTTCCGCAGCTCTATGCGGCCGGTTTCAGTGGGTTTTATCTGCCGCTGATTATGGTCCTGTGGCTGCTGATATTGCGTGCCGCCGGGATCGAACTGCGGCATCAACTCGACAATCCTTTGTGGACGAGTTTTTGGGATTTTATATTTTCAATGGCCAGCATTCTGCTCGCAATATTCTTTGGTGCAGCCCTCGGCAATGTGATACGCGGTGTCCCTCTGGACGCTACGGGTTATTTCTTTGAACCGCTCTTTACCGATTGGAGTACGACCGGTTCGACCGGTATTCTCGATTGGTTCACAGTCCTTTCAGGCGTCGTCGCCTTCGTGGCACTCGCAGTTCACGGTGCAAATTACGTCGCTCTCAAAACCGAGAACGAAATGAACGAGCGGGCCCGCCGGGTGGTGTCGCTCGGATGGTACGTACTCGTTCTCGTTACAATTTGCAGTCTCGTGGCAGTTATGTACGTTCGGCCCGAAATACTTGATAATTATTACGCCTTGCCGATCGGTTGGCTGATCCCGTTACTGGTAGCCGCGTCGCTCGGGGCAATGAAATACTTTAGCGGAAAAGGCAATGACAAGTTTGCGTTCCTTGCATCGTCCGTTTACCTCGCGATGATGCTAGGCGGTGCCGTTTACGGCCTGTACCCCAATGTGTTGCCGGCGATCGACCCTCAGCACAGTCTCACGATAATGAACTCCAAGGCGGGCAATTACGGCCTGACCGTTGGATTAATATGGTGGCCGATCGGCATCATCATCGCCCTCGGCTATTTCACATTTCTCTTCCGCACATTCAAGGGCAAAGTCGCTATGGATGATACGCATTGA
- a CDS encoding transcriptional regulator, whose amino-acid sequence MAKNLALKNNDGPQGLRIEKAAGDVSNDLDKVIHERMRLGIISALAANDKLSFTELKNLLATSDGNISVHARKLEEAGYVTLEKSFRGRIPLTEYAITSDGRRALERYLDHMEALIKSTKGKSRER is encoded by the coding sequence ATGGCAAAGAATTTAGCGTTGAAAAATAATGACGGACCTCAGGGGCTGCGGATCGAAAAGGCCGCCGGAGATGTTTCGAACGACCTCGATAAGGTCATTCACGAACGAATGCGGCTCGGCATCATTAGCGCCTTGGCGGCAAATGACAAGTTGAGCTTTACCGAGCTAAAAAACCTGCTCGCGACAAGTGACGGTAACATCAGCGTCCACGCCCGCAAACTCGAAGAGGCCGGCTACGTCACACTAGAAAAATCGTTCCGCGGCCGCATCCCGCTGACCGAATACGCAATAACGAGTGACGGCCGTAGGGCCCTCGAACGATATCTCGATCATATGGAAGCTCTTATTAAATCGACGAAAGGTAAGAGCCGCGAACGGTAG